The genomic interval gtgtgggtggggagggatttgGAAAGTCAGAGTGGAGATTGCAGGGACTCCCAGAAAACCTCTCTGCTGCCACAGGACCTGGCATGGACCCCAGCAGATCTCTGGGTGGAGGGAATTGGGGGTGGATGACAAATGGGACCATCCGAGGTAGAATGACCCCACGCAGGGCTGGGGGATCCTGGTTTTTCTGCCATAAGAGTTTGTGCCTCTCCTGAGTGCCAGTTCCGGAGACAGGCTGGCCCAAGTCCCCaccctctgctctcttgcagacCTCCTATGAGATGATGATGCAGTGTGTGTCCCGCATGTTGGCCCACCCCCTGCATGGTGAGCTGCCTCTTGGAGACTGCATCTCAGCTGTGGGGTGGCCCCATGGGGACTGTAGGCAGGCAGCGGTGGGATGTCTGGGAAGTGGTAGTGGGGCGGTATTCTGTTGGAACCCCGCTCAGGATAGTGGCTAGGAGTCCTGTCTAAAGAGAGCTGCGGCTCTTCACAGGCAGAATAGGATCCATTGTGCTGGGGTATGATGGGGAATCCCAGGGGCCCACCTTCCCTCCTGCACTCTAACACAGGCCATGTTGCCCAGTGGCCACAGCACCAGGCACCCCACAGCTGGGTGTCAAGTGGCTTTGGCCACCTGTCacctgtgtgttttctttttcttcagtcaTCTCAATGCGTTGCATGGTCCAGTTTGTGGGACGGGAGGCCAAATACAGGTGGGTAATTCTTCTCAGGGTTGGCAGGAGTGGCCCCATCACCATTCAGAGTCTGCCAGGACGGGCCATGCTGGGTCAGTCACTGCCCCTTTTCTGCCCTAGTTCTAATGTGATGGCTTCAGAGGAATGTGGTGGTGGCTTCCATGGCCCGAGTCCAGGGgcattttctcttctctatctTTTGGCTGGGGCTGCCCTGGATAAGCCTAGATTCCCTGCAGAGGGGGTGAGTGGGATGGGAGTTGGCTTAGCTAGGCGTTCTGGCACCAGAGCTGAATCTTAGGACTCAGGTAGGGTTTCCTCCTGGACCCCTTAGGTTATGCAGTCTCTGCATCTGTCAGAGAACCCAGTTTATACCTCATGACATTGTCTGCTAAGAGGATGTCTGCCCTGTGGGTGTGGGACTCATCTCAATGGCTTGCCAGATATTTACCCGACATCTGCCATGCCTCTTACTGAGCTAAGTGCGGTGGGGGCATGGCTGTGTTGACGTAGCCCCTCCCTGTGGCGTTATACCCTCCTGGCCCCTCTGAGGCTCAGTGTGGGACAGGAGGCAGATCCTGGAGGCATGTGGTAGGAGGCTTCTGTTAAccttctctgagtctcatttCCTGAGTTCAGTTTTTTGCAGCTGACCTGTGGAACCACTGCCCCGGGAAGCTTGGCTGCCATGGCATCTCATTTGGGGTTCACTAATGGGAAATCAGTCCATTCCCCCAGATTGAAATGCAAGGCTGGTAGCCGGGACCAGGAGGGGGTATCTCGCTCAGCCCAGTGGGCCGAGCCACTGTTCTGAGAAGGGTAGTGGGGCTTGGCAGGGCTTTGGCTCCCACTGTTTTTCTCCTAGGCCACCCTTGCCACCTAGGCTCAGCAGAGCCTCCATGCAGGGCAGACCACTGGGCATCGCTAGTCACAGGTCACAGAGATTGCTCTTGAGCCTCCTTTGCATTGTATATCTAAGACCCGACAGCCTGTTCTCTGATCTCCGAGCTACCTGCTGAGGAGGGCCAGATGCCTTTTCCCGGGCTGCACCTGGGCAGTCTGAATCCAGGGCTTAGTGCTACAGGCCTGTGTTTCCTCTCTACCCTCTGGGAATGTGATTCTCTCCATTTGCCACCTCTCCTGCTCCCTATCAGGCATGCAGGCTTCTCTGCCAGAAGGTGGTTCAGCTGGAGTTGAGCACTAGGACCAGGCAGGAGAAGGGCCTGTTGCCTTTGCAGCAGCCCAGGCTGGAAGGTACATTGCTAAATTTCAGAACCACAGAAAATGGCACTAGAGAATTGACAGGGTTCTGACCCTGTGTGGGGTTAAGGTTTCTCCATCTCCATGAACTGTGTCGATTGCCCCCTCACCCCCAAACAggagttctctgaacttctgcaCTTGGGCTCTGCTTGCTAACAGAGAATCtcccttccccatcccagccAGGACTGGATGACTCTGAGCAGGGGTGGTGGGCTGTGCTCCTCACCAGCACATCGTGGGCTTCTCTAAGGTGTTGGGTGACCTCATATCCCTGTCTTGGCTTCTTCACAGTGGCGTGCTGAGTTCCATCGGGAAGATTTTCAAAGAGGAAGGGCTGCTGGGATTCTTTGTGTACGTGAGTTTATACACCCTATAACCGGCCATAGGGCATGGCTCTACTAACAGGTGCCTTCTCAACCTCTCAGGCCACAGCTCTTGGCCTCAGACTAACCACAGGGCTCTGCCCCCACTGAGTAGCTACACTCTGGCTCCAGAGAGCTCCATGGCATGTTGAGCTACAGATCTTCGGGGCCAGAGCTGTTGAGCCCTTTCCAGGTCACAGCTCACACAGAAATGGTACTGTTTGTCCAGCACACTGGACAGACAGACTGACCACTGCCCCCCGCCCTGTCCATTTGCCCCAGGGCTAGGGGTGAGTGTGGGGCTGGTCTCCACGAGCCAGGGCACTTCATCGGCTTTGGTTTCACTGCTGAGAGATAACTGCAAATCTGTGACTTGGATGAGGGTTGGGCACTGGCAGCCACAGGCTGACTCCAGCTGATGGATTCTGTTTGACACAGCATTTCTGACAAATAAGTTCTTTACATTGAACATTTAGGATATTTCATGTAACAATCTGTATTTCTTGACTGTGGCTTCTCTCAAAAAGTAAGAAAACCGGGCCCTGCCGGGCCAGTGTTTCTGCAGATGAGCTGACAGCAGGGCACCTGGTCTCCCAAGGACCATATACTGCCTGCCCTCCTTGGTGTCACATATAAAGAAAGCTCATAGCGAAAAGACTGTTCAGACAGGATAGCCCACAAATGGAACCCAAAAGCCAAGTatcttttttttgcctttttaaggtCTACTCAGTGACATACATGCAAATTATGAACACAGTGTACTAGGTATGGGTCTCTCTGTTAACTCATAATGGGATTTTGTAGTTGGCCAGGTGTTGTATTTATGCTCCCTTGTTTAATCAAGGAAAAACTACAtgtaggcatgtgtgtgtgtgtgcacatccgTATGGGGTTTTCACCTGTTTTTGTAGGTACATGTatgtaaaaatatgtatcctATAGCTATAGGAGGTGATTTTGCCTGCCGGGGACATTGGTAATGTCTGAAGATACCTTTTGTTTGTCACAactgacatctagtgggtagaggccaggtatGCTGCTAAATGTCCTGTAAGGTAGGGGTGagtccccacaacaaagaattatttggcCCTACACGTCTGTAGTGCCAAGATCGACAAACTTTGATTTGTATACACACAAACGTATAAAAACATGAACAAATATTTTCTGTGTAACTAGTACGTCAGACCTTAAAAAACCACACATCACCACCTTGGCATTTTTCACACTTACTGTATATTTCTGTTTGGTGTGTGGATAGGATTCCCACAGAAAATGCTCACCCATTGAGTTCTCTTTTTTTATCACATGCTTGTGGAACAGCTGATACCTGTACATGTTACAGTACTCAAAAAGCACCAAAAGGTATGTAAGAAGTCAAATATGAGCATAGGTGGAGGCAACAAATTTGGAAATAATGTTCATGAAGGTTCATTTATTAATATCCCTCATAAAATAGACGTGTTGAGTAATTCTTTTGAACTTTTCAAAGATTTTGTAAAAACATTCTTTAAACTTCAAAATCACAGTTCTGCCTCCCCTCCCAGGAGAGAGCTATTCTTTTGGGATCTTTCCAAGTCACTTCATAtctaaacaagcaaaaaaaagaaaaaacccacaaGTAGCACATAGGATCCATTGTTCTTAATCTGGTTTTCTCTCTTCAGCACTGTGTTTTAGAGAATCTTCATATCAGTTTATAGAGCTGTTTATCCTAAAGGCCATCACTTTACAAGTCAGCCCTCCCTGCAAAGCTTGTATGGAATGTCTTTGATGGAACATTATAGGGGTGAAAACAACAGATGAATTGAGCAAAGTGTTCTGTGAGAGTTGATTAGGTAAAGAAGCCAGGAGAAATCTACGAACGTATAAGCACTCTTTCATAATCTGCATCTGCAAATCCCAAAGTGAGCAATATTTGCATTTTGAGGACTGGCTTCTGTGGTTTGAAAACCATCTGTGAGACCCTAAACTAACTTGTGATGTCAGATGTGGGATATAACACCCCCCATGGAGAAAGGCACACTACCTTCTTGGTATGGTGGCAGTGTGCCTTCCCCAGGGCCCCTGCAGGCTGTTTTCCTGTGGTTGTGCCACTGGATATGCTGAAGTTTTGAGCTTGGAACATCCCTACCTGCTTCCTGGGTGTGGAGCACCCAGGAAATGTACCCTTCCTTCTCTGCTTATCTTCACTCACCTTGTTTTTTAGTGGCTTAATCCCTCACCTCCTGGGAGATGTGGTTTTCTTGTGGGGCTGTAACCTGCTGGCCCACTTCATCAATGCCTACTTGGTGGATGACAGCGTGAGTGACACCCCAGGGGGGCTGGGAAACGACCAGAATCCAGGTTCCCAGGTTGGTTGGAACAAGGACTTGTCCATCTTTCCATGCACTGCTGATGCCAGGGGTCTGGGACAGACTCAGGGGCTCTGGGGTTCTGAGCACCAGGCCCTGAGGGTTAGAGAGGGCCTCTGGGGAGCAGTCTGAGCAGATGACCTCTGGCTGTCCCACATCAGCTTTGCCTCCAAGGAGAATGGCCCTAAGAGATGAGGTTCAAGATCAGTAACCAGACTTGGGGGAGTTCatgtttagaaataaaacagaCCAGCTTACCTGAGGCTGGTTTGAGGAGTGACCCAACTAGGGATCAGGAAGTCAAGGGGGAGACCAGCTAATAATAACCCTTTAGCTTTTGCTTAATGTTTTATTTAGGCTTTTCAAAACCCTTTTGTGGACATTTTGATGTTCAGTCCTGACGGCACCCCAGTGTCAAGGGAACAGGGCAGGTGTGACACCCCATTTTACCGATAGAGGAATTGAGACCCAGAGATTGAAGGGCTCTCCTGAGACAATCAGCTGGGAATTAACAGGGCTGCAACTAGATCTTTACCTGCACCGGACTGAGGGTGCTTCTCCCCTTGAGCATTTTTGTATCGGCTACATACAGGTGCACCTCACTGTTTTATTAGTGGTGGCCTACACATACCTCTCAGTAGGTTGGGTCAGGCATTTGGAGACCTTGGTCCTTTGGAAGGGCTCTTGAAGAAAGGGGTCTGGGCACCTGATGGGTCAAATGATTCTCCCTGAACTAAGATAAGAGTTGGGGAACAGTGATGGGCAGGGGATTCCTGGTAGATAGACCTTCTAACAGCAGTGATTGCTGACCCCAGGAGGATAGGTGAGGGGCTGGGGACCTGCCTGCCAGAATCACCTTGTCTGTGTGTGTCGGCGGGGGGGCGGTTCATAGTCTACATGTGTCTGTGTCTGGGCCCCAGAATGGTGATCCGGTGTGTCTGGGGGTCTGGGCACTTGTCTGTGTGGGGAGGAGTGCCCTGCCACAGCTGTAAGCCTCTGCTCAAAGGGAAACCATGTCTGGCCATTTGACTTGGATAGGTGAGTCTTACTGGCCTTTCAGTGTAAGCAGATTCAAATGACTGTCGAGAACCAGCTACCATCTACATTTAGTAGCATATACCCATGGCCCTGTCCTTTCTTAGGGGCCTTGTGGATGGGTGAGCTGCTGATGTCACATACAGAGCAAGGCTGGGACAGCTGGATGTCTTGTGTGTCAGAGCCAATTGGTTTCCTCCAATCTGGCTGTTTGACCAGGGGCTGCTGCACTTAACGTTACCAACACTAGCAGTCAACAGTTTCATTGAAAGTATTTTTCAAGTGCTTGTCTGTGTGGCTTAAAGGCTAAAATGAGGCTGTCACTGCAGCAGAGGGCTGAGCAAACCTCCCCCAGGGTTGCAGGGCATCCATCTGGTGGGACGGCTGTGCCACAGGAAGCTGAGGGGTAGGTAGTCACTCTTCCTAGTTAGGGGCTATTTCCTGGGCAAAGTAGAATTTAgtagttgggggtgggggtctaAAAGGGGTGAGAGATTGGTGGGGTAGGTGGTGGCAGGAAGCCAAGTTGCCCCTCACCTTTTGCTACAGACTGGGAATCTGTGTGGTAGTTCAGGTGCGTGGGTATCTGCTCGTTCGGTGAGCACTTGGCActgactgtgtgccaggccctggaaaGTGATCACGGCAGACACAGGCCAAGCCCTTGGCATTCACAGCTAGGTAGGGTCACGCAAGCTAGAGGCCAGTTGTCCTACTTACCCAGTCTTCACTTCTGCTCTGCACCCTCCCCAGCTGGGCCACGGGAGTCCCTTCAGTCTGGCTATCCCAATTCTGTCTCCTGATTTCTTGGCCTTGACTAAGGCTACGGAGGCTGCCGGCAGGCCCTCAGAGGCAATGCAGTTTGTGCAGCGGGCACGTGAGGCCAGTGTAGAGAGCAAGGTGAAGGGGGCCGCACAGCAGGCAGCATGGGGCAAGGGCCCGCATATCTGAAGGCTGTGTCCTGAGGTACCTGTGGCAAACTGGTCTTCCTTTCTGTCCCTTCAGTTCAGCCAGGCCCTGGCCATCCGGAGCTACACCAAATTTGTGATGGGGGTAAGTCATACCAGCTGCCCTTCTGATTGCCCTGTGGGCCTGGGTGGGGGTTAGGAGGCCAGCTCTGGTGGTGACTGGAGGCAAGCCTCAGTAAGGTCTTGGCACAGTGTGTACCTGCTTCTGAGCTGGGTGGCAGCTGTCAGTGGGTGGGTCACCGACATGAATCTCACTGGATTTCAGATTGCAGTGAGCATGCTGACCTACCCCTTCCTGCTGGTCGGTGATCTCATGGCCGTGAACAACTGTGGGTAGGTGTTCACCCTCCACAGGCTCCTTGCCAAGGCTGCTGGGGAGACCCAGCTGGGGCTGGCCAGCCCTGTGCGCCCTCCTGCCTGGTCTGTGTGTTAGCTCAGCCCACGAGGCACGCTGGCTTCCTCTGGGATTCACCACACCCCTTTGGCATGAATCTCTGCTTCAGGATGTGTATGGTGGCAGCTCCAAGCCATTCCCTCTTGAGTTCTCCTTTTCCCTGGCTGATCCATCCGTTGTTGTCTGGGTCTGTCATGTTCTCTTTTCTGGCAGGCTACAGGCCGGGCTCCCCCCTTACTCCCCAGTGTTCAAATCCTGGATCCACTGCTGGAAGTACCTTAGTGTGCAGGTAAGCAAGGAGCCCCTTTTCCCGTTCCTGCCACGTCAACCAGATAAAATGATTTTGTAGATTTCTTCATTGCAATGAAAAATAAGGGTTGTCGTGGAATCCAGTGTTGTGAGCAGGGAGCATAAAGAGAATATAGACTCTCAATTTAAGGcatgtaaattaaattttcacttacttttGGAAAAGATTTGAGGTAGTTAGATAGGAATTTACTTAAATTATACAGCAGACCAGGTCTCCTTTTCTACTCAAACTCTTAGAGCAAGTATGAGGGTGGCCATGGGGTAGCGGGGAAGCCCAGGGACTTCTTATACCTCGGGTAACACAAGCTGAAAGTGCAAGAGCTACGAACAGTTCCTGACAGGCGCTGGCATGTTGGAGGCTGACCGCCACTCCTGCAGGATGTCCCTGGTGCCCAGGAGAGCCTGAGGTTGACCTGGGCCAGGTGGTGAACCTGGCAAGGGTGCTGGTCTTTGGGTTTTTGTGTTCTGTGCTCTGAGCGCCCTCCTGCTGGCTCTTGGACCCAGGAGTCAAGGATCCAGGAAACTGGCCCAGGACACGTCCTTGCCTCTTCCTGGCCTTGGTTTGCCTGTAAGTAAAGTGAGGCAGTGGCCTGGGGAGGAGCCAGCGCACTTAATGGCCACAAAGTTGAGACGATGACACATGGGAGGGAAGTGAGGAGGCAAAAGACAGAGTTTTTCCCAACAACTCTGTCAAGTCAACATGCATCATGTCCCATGGGCGTTGGAGGAGTCAGAAGCCAGAAGGGTAGGGAGTCTCCTCTCCAGGGTTTCCTGCTGAGGATCCCCGTGGACATTGAAAGCCCCGTGGCATGAAGAGAACCTCTCTCGTGCATCAGCACAGGACAGGTTCTGACCTTGCCCTGCAGAAACGCGAGCCTAGGCATCCCACCCCTGACCCTGGGGTTTCTGAGCTGCGGACCCTTCTTTGGTTTACACTGGCCTTGCTCTGGGGTGGGACGAGAAGCATGGCCTCCCCTTTCACTGACTGACCGTTCCAATGCAGGGCCAGCTCTTCCGCGGCTCCAGCTTGCTTTTCCGCCGAGTGTCGTCAGGATCGTGCTTTGCCCTGGAGTAACCTGAATCACCTGAAAAACACATGCGGTCTCAGCCTGGCCACCGTGAGTGAGTCCTGATCATCTCAGGCACCTGTAAGATGACTTCAACCCAGCAAAACCTAGATGTGCTCCAGCCAGCTGGGCTTCGGTTTCCATATTTGCCATGTGTCTGTCCAGCAACAGGGTTTGAGTGGGGGTGAGGCGGCCCCCGATGGATTGGTCACCTGTTAGGATGCAGggaaggtggggtggggctgTGAGATTGAGGCAGAATGCTCTTCCTGTGCAGATTTACTGAGTCTGCCTTGTCTAGGGGGCCAGAGAATGGCTGTGGAGGCCCAGTTGGATGGGAAAAGGCTCGTGGGGTCAGATCGCACCCCCTGCTCACGCCCAAGTCAGCCCCAGCTCTCATCCTGCAGCTCACCTGGGAGCGTCACTCTCCTGCTATGTAAATAGGGCGTGACCCCTTTCGCAAGGCCACCATCATGTCCAGGCCTGTGCTAGGAACTATTGCCAGGTTCCGCCTTGGTTTTTTTCAACACTAGTTTTCTGATATGAAGGCAGCACCTTCTAATGGGAAATCATGTGACTGCTCAGACTGTGTCTCCTTCATCAAATGCTTGTCAGTTTAATGGTGAAGCCTCACAAGCAGGCGCTGGTGACCTGTGCATTTGTGAACACCCAGAAGTAGGCAGATCAGTGTGTCTTATCCTACCCAACTGAAAAGTTCTGGATAAGATTTGATCCTTTCTTCTTCAAATAAATGTATTGGTGGTGATTTGGAGCATTGGTGGGGAGTCTCTTATTTTTATGAGCTGAAAAACTATCTGCAGACTCCTTCTCAGTtctttgtgtttgtgtgagaTGGTGCTATAAAGCGACAGGGCTGGGCAGCCCAGCTGGGGGATGAGATGTGCCAGGGCGTGGCATAGATCATCCTCAAAGGGAGATACTGGTTGATTTTCTGAATTACAAAGGCCAGGATGCCAGTTCACAGAGCAGCAACTAGTGCATAAGCCTTACCAGGGAGACTTCCCTTAAGTCTCCCCCAAGTTCAGCAAACATTCCACCAAACCTCTGccatctctgtttgcagatgacattctCAGGTTTTACCGAGTGTCACTTGGTGTATTGGTCACGTAGCAGAAGGGGTAGACATGGGCCCAGCTGAAGCACTGAGCTCTGCCTTCTCTGGAAAAGGCAGACCTCGCTTCCATTTGCCTCTGCTCAGGGTCTGTAAATAAGCAAAACTTAGAAGTGGAACATGCTTGTCCCTGGAAACTGTTGGCTTCCATCTAATGGGGTTTGACTGCCAGTTGAGGAATACCAACTGGGCATACTGATATATGTGTCAGAGACACCAAGTGTTTCTCTGCTCCAGGGGAGCTGGCTTCAGAGAGTTGGGGTCTGGTGACTAGTCATACTTCCTCACTGGTCAGGGCTAAGTTACCTCCAGGGAAGGCCTCTGAGATGCTTGTGCAGAGCTGGTTTTCCCCAATGCCCTAGAAACAATTGACTCAAGTATCCTTGCTCCCCAGGAACGCAGGAGAATGCTTGGGTGGGGTCTGTAAGTATACATCACTTGAGGCCACTAAGGTCTTTTACTCACTTCAGACGGCTGGAGTGACAGGGAAGGAGAGCACATCGCAAGGGGAGCAGGCCAGGCCTTGCTGGCGCCACTTGAGAGCAGGAA from Manis pentadactyla isolate mManPen7 chromosome 16, mManPen7.hap1, whole genome shotgun sequence carries:
- the MTCH1 gene encoding mitochondrial carrier homolog 1 isoform X3, translated to MGSDLAAWSHGGFGPGSGALGSRRRRRDGGSRSRSRSSRRSGGGSRGPGSRPAARASRTSAPSSACGATLGPQDGRRVRGPGLRGQRPDHRGSFRGAGRGRDGAQSPAALREAAHSAKYIVQVDGKIGLFRGLSPRLMSNALSTVTRGSMKKVFPPDEIEQVSNKDDMKTSLKKVVKETSYEMMMQCVSRMLAHPLHVISMRCMVQFVGREAKYSGVLSSIGKIFKEEGLLGFFVGLIPHLLGDVVFLWGCNLLAHFINAYLVDDSVSDTPGGLGNDQNPGSQFSQALAIRSYTKFVMGIAVSMLTYPFLLVGDLMAVNNCGLQAGLPPYSPVFKSWIHCWKYLSVQGQLFRGSSLLFRRVSSGSCFALE